From the Fusobacterium ulcerans ATCC 49185 genome, the window GGATCGCTTTTCTGGCTTTGGATAGCGGCTTTTGTTGGAATGATATTAAAAATGGCTGAGGTATCTCTTGGAGTTTACTACAGAGAGAAAGATGAAAAGGGAGATCCATATGGAGGTCCTACTTACTATATGGAGAAAGGTCTTGGAGAAGAAAAAGGTCATAAATGGTGGCTTATACCTGCAGCTATATTTGGTGGGGGAATATTCTCTACATTCTTTATAACAGTACAAAACTATACAGTATCAGAAGCTGTAAGTGCTGCATTTGGAATTAAAATAATCTACGCAAGTATCATCTACATTGTATGTAACTATATCTTGATAATTGGTGGAATCAAATCTCTAGGAAAATTAGCTGGAAAAATAGTTCCATTTATGTGTGTATTCTATGTAGGAGCAGCATTATATATAGTTGCTATAAATATTGGAAACCTTCCTGCAACATTAGGGCTTGTATTTAAAGGAGCTTTCACTGGAACAGCAGCAGCTGGAGGATTTGCTGGAGCAGCTTTCAGCCAGGTAATGAGAATCGGTATGGCAAGATCAGTATTCAGTAATGAAGCAGGATGGGGTAGTTCTCCAATGATTCATGCTTCTGCACAGACTGACCATCCTATTAAACAAGGACTATGGGGAGCATTTGAAGTATTCATTGATACAATCGTAGTTTGTACTTTGACTTGTCTTGTTATAATCATCACAGGTGTATGGAGCAGTGGAGCAACAGGAGCTACTCTTACTCTAAATGCTTTTGCAACTGGTATGGGATCAGCAAGTAAAATATTCATAGCAACTGGAATATTCCTATTTGGAGTAACTACTTCATCTGGATGGTATGCTTATTATGAAATTATTTTAAGACACCTTATGAAATCATCTCCTAAATTAAAAGATGGAATATTAAAATTCTATAAAATATTCTATCCAGTACCAGGATTTGTAATGGTGGTTATGGCAACTACTATAGGAATGCCAGGATCAACTGTATGGTTGTTCGCTGACTTTACAACAGCAGTACCTACATTTATTAATATAGCAGTTATGCTTTCATTAAGTGGAACTTTCTTTAAACTGTTCAAAGATTATAAAACTAAATATATTTTGAAAGAAGAAGTTAAACCTGAAGATAAAATAAAAGTATTCTATGAAGAAGACTAATATTATTTGATATGATACCTATAAAAAAAGGAGTTGTAGCAGACTCCTTTTTTTAATCAAAGTGGAGGAATAACTAAAAAGGGAAAGATAAAAAAAGGTGTACTAATAAAGAATAAAAATTAAAATTAAGAATATAATAAAAAAATTAAAGACTGTTAAGCAGTCTTTTTTTTTGTTTAAAAACAGAGAAAAAAATACATATATAGATAACTTAGATGAGTATACTGATAACATATGTGCTAAAAAAACATCATTATTTAATTTGTGTGCTGAAAAATAATATGTTATAATTTGTTAAATAAATTTTGTTTACAAAAATGTAATTTTTACACAAAAATAAAACGAACATATTCTTAGAATCTTGTATTTAAAATATTTGTACGTCAAAAATAGATAAAATAACAAAATTTATAAATAAATATTCTATATAAAACATATGGAAAGGGAGAGAGATTATGAAAAGAATAACTGGGGTAATCCTTTTTTTATCTTGCTTGACAACTATACTTTATTCACAGGAAGTAAGTGAAAAAGAAGGAAGAAAAGTACTTGAGCAGATAAGAAGAGAAATACAGTTTGAGGAAAAAGCGAAACAAAAAGCTATTGAAGAGGCTGAAAAAGCTAGAATAGCAGCAGAAAAGGAAAAAGAAAAAAAGGGGAAAAAAATACTTGAAGATATCAGAAGAGATATGAATGAATCACTTGAAGAAAAAGTATTCAGAAGTGAAAATGATCCTGAAGTAAGAGCAGCAGCTACAACAGCAGCTTTTGAAACAGGAAGAGAGAGAATGGCTTTCTTGAAAATGGAAGAGAAAGAGATAATGGATCTTGAAAAAGATTTAGGAATAGAAGGGGAAGAAAATAGAGTATTTTTAAGTCAAAAATTTGATGAAGTATATGAAGAATTTAATTCTAAAAATGTTGAAGTTCAGAATTTATCTGATGAAAATAAAAAACTTAATGAATACTTGACTAAACTGGATAGAATGGAACAAAAAGTAAAAGTGGGGAAATAGGGGGGAAGGTTTATGAAAAAAAATGAGATAGAAAAATCTTTAAAAAGATTTTTAAAAAGAAAAGTCAGTTATTCTTTTTCAGTGCTTATAGCATTTATGATAACAGGAGGAATATCATTAGGAGCTGGAATAACAACAGAGGAAATACAGGAAGCAAAAGGGGATATTTTAACTAAAATCCAAGTAGAGAGAGAAGAGATAAAAAAGAAGATAGCAGAAAATGAAAGACTTATAAAAGAATATAATTCAAACTTTGTAGAGCTTGTAAGAAAAGGTGACTTTTATTCTAAATCTTTAGTTCCAAGTACACAGGTGATTTTTACTTATCAGCATTTAGATAGTGGAAAAACAAAAGACAGAACTGATAAAGAATTTAAAGAAACAATAGATGCAATAAATGAATATTATGGAACAAGAGCAGGAAGAAGTACATTAAAATCTTCTGGAAATATTGGAAAAGATAAAGTAATGTCAGGAAATGGAGTAGCAGTAGATACTTCAGTATTCAGAGAAGAGATAGATCTAGGAGCTAACATTCAGCTTTTAGAACCTGAGATGCCAGAAATAAATCCAAGTGTATCTGTAAATGTGACTACCCCAAATGTAGTATTAGGAGTTTTGCCAGGAGCTGTAAATCCAATTGCAATTACAGTACCAAGCACATCTATAACTCAGCCAGGCATACCATCAACACCAAGTGGAGTAAGTGTAACTGTGGCAACACCATCAGCAGTAGATAAAATAGAAATAACTGCTCCAGTTATTCCAACTCCAACAGAACCAGCTGAAAAAAATATAGTTGTTAATCTTCCAGCAGCACCAGAAGGATATGATCCAACTATGATAGTACCTCCAGCAGCACCTTCTACACCAACAATAATAGCACCAGTGGAATTTACTCCACCAGCTTTAAACTTTGTAGGAACTGGATTTGGGCAGTCATATGGAATAGGGTCAGTACAAAATGGAGCTAAAAGAGGAGGGATAGATGCTAATATAGTAATAGAAAACTATGAAAATTATTCTACTCCAGGAAATACAGAAGATAGTCCAGTAGAAATAGTGGCAGGAGGGAATGCTACTGTATGGAGTAATGGAAATATACATGCTTCAACTACAGTAGAGTATTCTTTTAGTGAGATATTGATTCCAGGAAATACAGGGAGAACAAATGCCTTTATTAATGAGTTGAGAGATCATAATGCTACTATTGGTGGAAATTATAAAATGTCTTATGGAGCTTCAGATGCTACATATACAAAAATGTTTTTGAGTCATAATCCAGCAGGAAGAAACACAGCTGATGGGTTTCCTTCTATGGGTGGAGGACTGACATCAGGATGGCTGGGACAAAGTGGAGGAGCAAAAACAGCAGAATTCACTGGAACACTAGTATTGAATGGTTCATCTAAAATAAATCCAGTAGTAGGAACAACGTATGAAATACTTGTAGGAGTAGAGCATCAATTATGGGATAGTCAGGATAATAGAGTTGGTTATTCAATATTTAATAATAAAGGAAAAATAACACTGAATTCTGGTTATAATGTTATAGGAATAATGATAGATACAGAAGCTCTTAATGAAACAGGAAGAACTAAGTATAATAACAACCAAACTAAAAATACAGGGGTTATTATAATAAATAATGAAAATAGTATAGGGATAGATTTTGGTGCTTATACAGCTCAAACTTATATTCCAGTTGATGTTGAAATTGGAAATATTGAGGTAAATGGTAAAAATAACTATGGTTATAGAATGAAGAATATATTTACTTCTAATAATGTATATTATGATGATGTAACTGTATCAGGAGGAGCAGGAAAAATAACTGTAGGTGGACAGAAGAATGTAGGATTAGCCATAGGAAAATCTCTTTCTTCAGCTCCAAATCCTTATACAGAAGCTGGGAATTTAAATCATGGTGTGCTAAGTGGAGCAAATCCAATATCTAACTTTTTTGGAATTAATGTAGAGATAGTAGGAAATGAAGTAATAGGATTTTTAAGGCTGCTTGATTATTCAACTAATAATACTAATGACTTTATATTTAATAATCAGGTAATGGGAAATTTTAATATAGGTACAGGAGCTACTAACAGTACCCTTATAAGAACAGATAAATATGGAATTCAGATACTGGCTGATATTACAACAACTGGAGCCAGTGGAAGCGGAAATACAGTTGCTCATTCTAATGGACAGACACAGCATATATATAATAGCGGAAATATAACTGTTGGAAGCGGTCTTGTACAAACTACAGGACTATCAGCTACTGGAACAGCTGCTTCATCTAAAATGAATATCAGAAACAGTGGAACTATCATTCTGGGTGGTAAAGAAAGTACAGGAATGTATGTAGATAAATGGACTCAGGGAGAAAATACAGGAACAATTAAAATGACTGGGTCTGAAAAAAATGCTGCTATTTCTAATGAGGGAAAATTTAATCTTTCAGGAACTTTAGAAGTAAATGGAGAAAAATCATCAGGGCTGTATAATACTGGTGCTGGAGCAACTTCAATAAATAATGATACTGTTATAAAAGCCCAAAATGGAGCAACAGGTATTTATGGAAATGGTGGAACAATAACTCTTACAGCTGGAAAAAAATTAAATATAACTGTTGATGATACTTCTAATCCTGTGACAAAAGGGCTGGCAGTTTATGCTGGGAATGGATCTGTTATAAATATACAGGGAGCAGATATAAGTGTAAAAAATGGATCAGCAGGAGTAGCTTCCTTTGGTACAGGAAGCAGTATCAATTTAAATGGAGCAAAATTAGAATATAGTGGAGATGGTTATGCTGCATATTCTGATGGAGCTGGAAAAATTGATTTAACAAATTCTCAAATAATACTTGGGGGAAATGCAACAGGTCTTGAAATGGACTTGAATATTGCAGAAGCATCTAGACCAATAAAGTTGAGTAATACAACTATAACTATGATGTCAAATGATGCTATAGTTGCTAATTTGAAAAATGCAACAGGACTGCAAAGCTCAAATCTTCAGGGAACTATAATAACAGCTCTAGGGGGAAATATAAATATTAACCCAGGAACTGATATCTATGGAACATATGATAAATATAAAGTAGCAGCAGTAGATGGGGGAGACCTTACTATAGATAGAGATATGGATAAGTTTTCTACTGTAAATACTTCAGATGGATATTTTTATTCAAGAAGATTTTTAGCTCAAAGACTGAAATTAGATGTAGCAGCTGGAGTAGAGGTAAATGCTTCTACAGACAGTACTTATGCTAATGACTATTTTAAAGGACAGGTTGTTGGACTTGAAATGAGTTCAAGTAAAGCAGCAGCAGCAGTATCTGATACTCAAATCAATTTGAAGTATAATTCTATTGATGGAGGAGCTAAAGTATCAGCAAATAGAACAGACTCTGGGGGAGCAGGAGCTATTGGATTATATATAAATTATGGGGAAATAAATGCAGATTCTGGAACATCTATTGAAGTAGAAACTGGAAGCGGTCCTGTAAATGATAAAGGTGTAGGAGTATACGCTGTAAATGGAAGTAAAGTAAATACTCAGGGAAGTATAAAAGTAGCTGGAAATAAAGCTATTGGTATATTGGGAATGACTAACAGAGAACAGCCATTGGGAATACCAATAATCGATGAATTTGGTGGAAAAGTAGGAGAAAATACAATAGCTATTAATAATAGCGGAGATATAGAACTGGCAGGAGAAGGGAATATAGGAATATATGCTTTTAATAATAAACCTTCTGGAACAAAAGCTGATGCAGCAGCTAAAAATAGTGGAAATATTAAAATAGGCAATTCTACATCTGGAGAGATGGCAGTTGGAATCTATGGAAGTGATGCAACTTTAGAAAATACTGGAACTATATCAACTGGGTCAGGAGCTATTGGTATTTATGCTGACCAAGAGTCAGAGATAACAAATATAGGAACTCTTGAATTAGGAACAAATGCAATAGGAGTACTGGCTAATGAAAATACAGTATTAAATACAACAACTTTAACTTTAAATCAAAATGGAAGTGGAACAACAGGGCAAACAGCTGTTTTCTATAAAGGAAAAGGAACAGGATCAGAGACACAAACTTTAAACTTTGGAATAAATACTCAAAATCTTGAGAAAGCAACAGCTATTTATGTTGAAAATCTTAATTTTGTTTCAAACAGCCAGCTGGATATTGGAAAAGATGGAGTAGGAATATACCTGAAAAAAGGAAGTTTAAATAATACTGCAACTAATGCTGGAACAATAAATCTATTATCTGGAAAAACTGGTGCAATAGGAATGTACACTTCTGCTGGAAAAATTATCAACAGCAATACTATAAACATAAATGATTCTACACACATTGGAATGTTTGTTTCAGGAACAGGAAATACAGTTTCAAATGGTGGAACAATAAATTTAGGAGCAGATAGTTCTACTGGAATATATGTAAAAGATGGAGCTAAGGCAGAATTAAATACTTTAGGAAGTATTATTTTTACTGGAAAAGAAAGTGTAGGAGTATTTGCAGAGAATGCAGAAGTTGAAATAAAAGACAATATTCTTTTTTCTCAGTCTAATGAAAATAAAAATATCTTTGCTTATGGAAAAAATGGAGCTAAGGTAACTTTAGATGCTGGAAAAACTTTGAGTGTAAATGGAGTTGGAACACCAGTGACTACAGGACATAAAACAGTTGGAATATATCTTGAAAATTCATCAGGTAAAAGTTCATATATAGGAAATGGGAAAATACAGGTAAGTAATCAGGCTGTTGGACTTTATTCAAAAGGAGAGAATGACCTTATTGTAAATGTTGAAGCAACAGGAGCAAAAACAACTGGAATATTTGTAGATAGAGCTTCAAATATAGGAGGAACTGTAGTTGCTGAAAATGATGCAATCGGTGTATATGGAGATGGTGGAAAATTAAATATAGGAGTAGGAGGAGTAACAGATTTAACTTTAAAAACAACGACAGGAATAGGAACAGGAATGTATCTAACAAGTGGGGCTTATGCTGCTGGAGGAGATATCAATGTTGAAAATACCACTTCAAATAAGAATATTGGTGTGTATTACAGCAAAGGAACAGGAAGTTCACCTGTGGCTAACAGTTCTAAAATAAATCTAAAAAATGGAAATACAATAGGAATATATGCAGCAGATGGAATAAATCTTTCAAATAATTCAGATATTACTACTCTTGCAGGAAAGACTGGAAATATAGGAGCTTTTATTGGAGGGAATTCTAAATATACTTCTAATGCAGATATTACTTTAAATGGAGCTGGAGGAATAGGAATATATTCTGAAAATGGTCAGGGAATAAATTCTACAGCGGGAAAGATACTGCTTAATGATCTAGGAAGTACTTCAGTAGGTATGGCAGCAGAGAATACAGCCTCTGTAGAAAATCTAGGAACAATAACAGATGCTGGACAAAATCTAGGAATGTATATTTCAGGAACTGCTTCAAGTTCAGGGAAAAACAGTGGAACTATAACTACAGATAAAGGAACAGGAGTATATGTAGAGGGGGCAGGAAATAGCTTTGATGGGTCAGCAGGAAAAATAGAAGTAGTGACAAGCGGAATAGGGATTTATTTGGAAAATACAGGTTCTAATAAAATAAAATCTGGAATTTTAGATATAGCTTCAGGAGCTGTAGGAGTTTATGGTGATAATGCTAAGATTGATTTTACAGTAAATTCTTCAACATCAACAGGAGCAATAGGAGTTACAGCTAAGAATAATTCAGTAATATCAGGAAATATTACAACAGGAACAGGATCAGTAGGAGCATATATCCTAGATGGTACAGTTTCATTAAATGGAGCAGTGATAACTACTGGAGTGAATACATCAGACACATCTGTAGGGATACTTTTAGATAAAGGAATTACATCTACATATACTATAAATAATGTAAATGTAAATGCTAGAAATGGAGTAGGAATATATCTAGGAAATGATACTGGAACTTTTACAGGGGTGGATTTAGTTCTTAATGGAACTGTAAAAACTGAAGGAGGAGTAGGAGTATATGTAACTGAGTATTCTACTTTGACAACAGGAAATGCAACTTTAAATATTGATGGAGGAGCAGGGATTTATGTGGATAAAGGAACTGCAAACCTCGGAATAACAGGAAACCTTACATTTAATTTCCTGTCAGGTGGAGGAATAGGGATATTTAATAATGGAGGAAATCTTACTCTTGGAAATAATATAAATGTTACAGGATCAGGTTCGCTTGCATCAACATCTAATGGGAGTCTGTCATCAACAGGAAATCTTAATGTAGGAGATGGAGCAGTAGGACTTTTAGGAGAATATAATAGTGGAACAACTACACCACAAAGTAT encodes:
- a CDS encoding alanine/glycine:cation symporter family protein gives rise to the protein MLAYFEALVGFLWGLPIIVIILGTGFYFTFKTGFFQVFHLKHIFSETICKIIKKGNKAEGEGKGLITPFEAVATAIGGSVGVGNIGGVATAMAVGGPGSLFWLWIAAFVGMILKMAEVSLGVYYREKDEKGDPYGGPTYYMEKGLGEEKGHKWWLIPAAIFGGGIFSTFFITVQNYTVSEAVSAAFGIKIIYASIIYIVCNYILIIGGIKSLGKLAGKIVPFMCVFYVGAALYIVAINIGNLPATLGLVFKGAFTGTAAAGGFAGAAFSQVMRIGMARSVFSNEAGWGSSPMIHASAQTDHPIKQGLWGAFEVFIDTIVVCTLTCLVIIITGVWSSGATGATLTLNAFATGMGSASKIFIATGIFLFGVTTSSGWYAYYEIILRHLMKSSPKLKDGILKFYKIFYPVPGFVMVVMATTIGMPGSTVWLFADFTTAVPTFINIAVMLSLSGTFFKLFKDYKTKYILKEEVKPEDKIKVFYEED
- a CDS encoding autotransporter-associated N-terminal domain-containing protein, coding for MKKNEIEKSLKRFLKRKVSYSFSVLIAFMITGGISLGAGITTEEIQEAKGDILTKIQVEREEIKKKIAENERLIKEYNSNFVELVRKGDFYSKSLVPSTQVIFTYQHLDSGKTKDRTDKEFKETIDAINEYYGTRAGRSTLKSSGNIGKDKVMSGNGVAVDTSVFREEIDLGANIQLLEPEMPEINPSVSVNVTTPNVVLGVLPGAVNPIAITVPSTSITQPGIPSTPSGVSVTVATPSAVDKIEITAPVIPTPTEPAEKNIVVNLPAAPEGYDPTMIVPPAAPSTPTIIAPVEFTPPALNFVGTGFGQSYGIGSVQNGAKRGGIDANIVIENYENYSTPGNTEDSPVEIVAGGNATVWSNGNIHASTTVEYSFSEILIPGNTGRTNAFINELRDHNATIGGNYKMSYGASDATYTKMFLSHNPAGRNTADGFPSMGGGLTSGWLGQSGGAKTAEFTGTLVLNGSSKINPVVGTTYEILVGVEHQLWDSQDNRVGYSIFNNKGKITLNSGYNVIGIMIDTEALNETGRTKYNNNQTKNTGVIIINNENSIGIDFGAYTAQTYIPVDVEIGNIEVNGKNNYGYRMKNIFTSNNVYYDDVTVSGGAGKITVGGQKNVGLAIGKSLSSAPNPYTEAGNLNHGVLSGANPISNFFGINVEIVGNEVIGFLRLLDYSTNNTNDFIFNNQVMGNFNIGTGATNSTLIRTDKYGIQILADITTTGASGSGNTVAHSNGQTQHIYNSGNITVGSGLVQTTGLSATGTAASSKMNIRNSGTIILGGKESTGMYVDKWTQGENTGTIKMTGSEKNAAISNEGKFNLSGTLEVNGEKSSGLYNTGAGATSINNDTVIKAQNGATGIYGNGGTITLTAGKKLNITVDDTSNPVTKGLAVYAGNGSVINIQGADISVKNGSAGVASFGTGSSINLNGAKLEYSGDGYAAYSDGAGKIDLTNSQIILGGNATGLEMDLNIAEASRPIKLSNTTITMMSNDAIVANLKNATGLQSSNLQGTIITALGGNININPGTDIYGTYDKYKVAAVDGGDLTIDRDMDKFSTVNTSDGYFYSRRFLAQRLKLDVAAGVEVNASTDSTYANDYFKGQVVGLEMSSSKAAAAVSDTQINLKYNSIDGGAKVSANRTDSGGAGAIGLYINYGEINADSGTSIEVETGSGPVNDKGVGVYAVNGSKVNTQGSIKVAGNKAIGILGMTNREQPLGIPIIDEFGGKVGENTIAINNSGDIELAGEGNIGIYAFNNKPSGTKADAAAKNSGNIKIGNSTSGEMAVGIYGSDATLENTGTISTGSGAIGIYADQESEITNIGTLELGTNAIGVLANENTVLNTTTLTLNQNGSGTTGQTAVFYKGKGTGSETQTLNFGINTQNLEKATAIYVENLNFVSNSQLDIGKDGVGIYLKKGSLNNTATNAGTINLLSGKTGAIGMYTSAGKIINSNTININDSTHIGMFVSGTGNTVSNGGTINLGADSSTGIYVKDGAKAELNTLGSIIFTGKESVGVFAENAEVEIKDNILFSQSNENKNIFAYGKNGAKVTLDAGKTLSVNGVGTPVTTGHKTVGIYLENSSGKSSYIGNGKIQVSNQAVGLYSKGENDLIVNVEATGAKTTGIFVDRASNIGGTVVAENDAIGVYGDGGKLNIGVGGVTDLTLKTTTGIGTGMYLTSGAYAAGGDINVENTTSNKNIGVYYSKGTGSSPVANSSKINLKNGNTIGIYAADGINLSNNSDITTLAGKTGNIGAFIGGNSKYTSNADITLNGAGGIGIYSENGQGINSTAGKILLNDLGSTSVGMAAENTASVENLGTITDAGQNLGMYISGTASSSGKNSGTITTDKGTGVYVEGAGNSFDGSAGKIEVVTSGIGIYLENTGSNKIKSGILDIASGAVGVYGDNAKIDFTVNSSTSTGAIGVTAKNNSVISGNITTGTGSVGAYILDGTVSLNGAVITTGVNTSDTSVGILLDKGITSTYTINNVNVNARNGVGIYLGNDTGTFTGVDLVLNGTVKTEGGVGVYVTEYSTLTTGNATLNIDGGAGIYVDKGTANLGITGNLTFNFLSGGGIGIFNNGGNLTLGNNINVTGSGSLASTSNGSLSSTGNLNVGDGAVGLLGEYNSGTTTPQSISNSGNITASSGGIGLAAMKGSSLPGAGITIANSGTITASGKSSSNASIGIYTDIADVVNTGQINVGTDGIGIYSSNNGTALSIQNDNMKMIGAGGIGAYIKGAITGIISNNITSVAGASNNTGVVLENVTGAPLNMGTISLGADSIGVLAKGTSGTVNGTIGVGNGETSIGLVADNGSNITIGTSANISAGDKGIGVYVNGASSSVIINDISKISVGTDGVFVYSNGGNLTFSGNLVADNKIGIVAEGGSVNTLGSSITAKNGGIGAYVKSSAPSFGTTVITVQAGTSEKHSIGIYYDGVTSVGIIPTINQTGNNTIGLILNKSSGTLAGTTIGTTGSNQVGVMVKGTVSNNVGVTGNIDVSGDKNIGLYNEGGTLNIGGAVLVGTSSTGEKASIGVYLDGGTYTGTGAVSVGANSIGVYGVNVGNISQTGAPISVGAGAVGIYGAGTGTETMTVTAPNITVGTNKAVGAYGKDINMLVSGNMFVGAGKSVGIVSSGNGDISYTGDITVDNKGTSEASIGIYKSLGTGVITTSSGNWNVGDGGYGIYVQQVIKEEGKADIITSNTATINNDADMVLGEAAVGIYASGNNNITNNGNITVGVTTVPGGNHANVAEHKNSVGIYLASGSKAVNTAGTIITVNHDHSLGVFGTGAETKFTNNGIMNIDNGGIGVLVRAGAIAVNNGTINLGGTLANCGASTVGMAAYAGGTIINNSVINVIEGVGMLLSVGSELVNDGTINVVNGTGIEGSGKVVNRGNIYVTGTGKDEDTSGTSSTANIGSVVVDSKGNITINDKYVAIGGTLSTAGSIIVNGAFVDVTTGTPLFNAHSVSGEVRLLSNFASTGNGRTYLIEDFVNTAAGTITGNKLTPVTSPLFIAKVTSDGHLVIVKRPYADLTIGKQFDALDKGLDNILENSNGMGRDAEILKGLNEYLDGLDTGSFEKEATRTLAELRGDIYATIQGRMQDINRAFDNSFYELESSYNLTKDSSKYSIIYTDGNYKDSTLGIDDYDYKVMGVLYMKEKEGAEYGSKYGYTLGFAGSKFKFDDGGSKEDVYSLRAGVHNVKNLSDENKVSLLSRVELGYNRHSAKRKIELNKTYENKADYNTYSVSIDNKLSKTIYTDLSSQLDIYTDLELEYGKIGKFKERAGSNGGLEVQIKENDYFSAQLGAGVKAHHKVYAGSDISVKVTGDVKYVYELGENYDGNKARLKNGGEGYYSLITPEKQEGKIIGKVGLTIEKANHMGVTFEVEAADEGHKKDSSIKYGVRFNYKF